Proteins encoded together in one Xenopus laevis strain J_2021 chromosome 6L, Xenopus_laevis_v10.1, whole genome shotgun sequence window:
- the rbm12b.2.L gene encoding RNA binding motif protein 12B gene 2 L homeolog (The RefSeq protein has 10 substitutions compared to this genomic sequence) yields the protein MDLCMKETDTAGNLYNVGLFHTQSGPRMSLVIKLHGLSTEASSLDIRHFFSGLNIPKGYIYITGGQYGEAFIIFANYEDARQAINYSGRPLKNSCVQLSFSSEAEMQQALDEISRRYNAANPASTNGTPIYKETGYFKKRDTSYIYVHGMPLNTTKVEIKPFFAGLSVEDVIFLKYPSGLRNGNAIVRFATSGDAHEALKRSGHLMGSTPVSLMLSDETEWTKAGGTRARKRESSPVTSSDDRKKSVSHSRHELSRARARSPYEERFVHLINLPYDVNKRDIKAHFGNLAMKDSQITFLRDWSGKRTREGFVKLTSLSQYRDACAQHGRVFCSRLVDVLPISERDMLDLIARSEKKPGRDRSSRKDSPKKCSQESHSGRGKCIYLRNFASDVSKTDIQSFFSGFSLKEEDIFLLYDDNGIGLGEALVLFSTEKEAESTKKLHCKKFQGTEILISCITEQQMKAFGVDASARKSEAKIEERAPDEVRAPANESQQSVTEVGGLFNLQCEHLDLPANLQTSKMPVAHENLQSTELPFTSGSTNFPKQSDFAEHAPYTAEDTPSIAKDVPFIQTHISNESLSESSVKDAIPNNNGNQDGVGLVLVRNLPRTFTVSEALDFFHGYKVSSVNLAQIDNGIARVRFQTNIEAVEAVKELNNKPVGHTKVSMTII from the coding sequence gTGGTCCCAGAATGTCGTTAGTCATAAAGTTACATGGACTCTCCACTGAAGCAAGTTCTCTTGATATTCGGCATTTCTTCAGTGGTCTGAATAttcctaaggggtatatttatatcACTGGAGGGCAATATGGTGAAGCTTTTATCATATTTGCAAATTATGAAGATGCCAGGCAAGCCATAAATTATTCAGGCCGACCCTTGAAAAACTCCTGTGTTCAACTTTCATTCAGTAGTGAAGCGGAAATGCAACAGGCCCTTGATGAAATAAGCAGGAGGTACAATGCTGCTAATCCGGCTTCTACCAATGGAACACCTATATATAAGGAGACAGGTTATTTCAAAAAGCGCGACACttcatatatttatgtacatgGAATGCCCTTGAACACCACAAAGGttgaaataaaacctttttttgctGGACTGTCGGTGGAGGATGTCATTTTCTTGAAATATCCTTCAGGTCTAAGGAACGGCAATGCAATTGTAAGATTTGCCACAAGCGGAGATGCTCATGAAGCACTGAAGCGAAGCGGACACTTAATGGGTTCCACCCCTGTATCACTCATGCTCTCAGACGAAACAGAGTGGACTAAAGCTGGAGGCACCCGTGCAAGAAAAAGGGAGAGCTCTCCAGTAACTTCTTCTGATGATCGAAAGAAAAGTGTTTCCCACTCCAGACATGAACAATCAAGGGCTCGAGCTCGATCGCCTTATGAAGAACGTTTCGTTCATCTTATAAACCTGCCATATGATGTAAACAAGAGAGATATCAAGGCTCATTTCGGCAATCTCGCCATGAAAGATTCCCAGATTACTTTTCTGCGTGACTGGTCTGGTAAAAGAACAAGGGAAGGGTTTGTGAAGTTGACAAGTTTAAGCCAATATCGCGATGCTTGTGCACAGCACGGAAGAGTTTTTTGCAGCCGGCTAGTGGATGTATTACCTATTTCTGAAAGGGACATGTTGGATTTAATTGcacgttcagaaaaaaaacccGGAAGGGATCGCTCTTCGCGAAAAGATTCACCCAAAAAATGTTCACAAGAATCACATTCAAGCAGAgggaaatgtatatatttaagaaattttGCCTCCGATGTGTCTAAAACTGACATAcagagttttttttctggcttctcTTTAAAAGAAGAGGATATATTTTTGTTGTATGATGATAATGGGATTGGTCTCGGGGAAGCATTGGTTTTATTCTCAACTGAAAAGGAAGCTGAAAGTACTAAAAAACTTCATTGCAAGAAATTCCAGGGAACCGAAATCCTGATAAGTTGTATTAATGAGCAACAGATGAAAGCTTTCGGTGTGGACGCAAGCGCAAGGAAATCTGAAGCAAAAATTCAAGAGCGGGCACCAGATGAAGTAAGAGCTCCAGCAAGCGAATCACATCAATCGGTCACTGAAGtagggggtttatttaatctGCAGTGTGAACATTTAGATTTACCAGCTAATTTACAAACCTCTAAAATGCCCGTTGCTCACGAAAATCTTCAGTCAACAGAGTTACCATTTACTTCAGGctccacaaactttcccaagcaAAGTGATTTTGCTGAACACGCACCTTACACAGCAGAGGACACACCTTCTATTGCTAAGGATGTCCCTTTCATTCAAACACACATTAGCAACGAAAGTCTTCCAGAGAGTTCGGTTAAAGATGCCATTCCTATTAACAATGGAAACCAAGATGGAGTTGGACTCGTTTTGGTCAGGAACTTGCCACGTACATTTACAGTTAGCGAGGCTCTCGATTTTTTTCATGGATACAAAGTAAGCTCAGTAAATCTAGCCCAAATTGACAATGGCATTGCTAGAGTACGGTTCCAAACTAACATGGAAGCCGTGGAAGCAGTGAAAGAACTAAATAACAAACCAGTCGGTCATACTAAAGTATCTATGACCATAATTTAA
- the rbm12b.2.L gene encoding RNA binding motif protein 12B gene 2 L homeolog isoform X1: protein MSLVIKLHGLSTEASSLDIRHFFSGLNIPKGYIYITGGQYGEAFIIFANYEDARQAINYSGRPLKNSCVQLSFSSEAEMQQALDEISRRYNAANPASTNGTPIYKETGYFKKRDTSYIYVHGMPLNTTKVEIKPFFAGLSVEDVIFLKYPSGLRNGNAIVRFATSGDAHEALKRSGHLMGSTPVSLMLSDETEWTKAGGTRARKRESSPVTSSDDRKKSVSHSRHEQSRARARSPYEERFVHLINLPYDVNKRDIKAHFGNLAMKDSQITFLRDWSGKRTREGFVKLTSLSQYRDACAQHGRVFCSRLVDVLPISERDMLDLIARSEKKPGRDRSSRKDSPKKCSQESHSSRGKCIYLRNFASDVSKTDIQSFFSGFSLKEEDIFLLYDDNGIGLGEALVLFSTEKEAESTKKLHCKKFQGTEILISCINEQQMKAFGVDASARKSEAKIQERAPDEVRAPASESHQSVTEVGGLFNLQCEHLDLPANLQTSKMPVAHENLQSTELPFTSGSTNFPKQSDFAEHAPYTAEDTPSIAKDVPFIQTHISNESLPESSVKDAIPINNGNQDGVGLVLVRNLPRTFTVSEALDFFHGYKVSSVNLAQIDNGIARVRFQTNMEAVEAVKELNNKPVGHTKVSMTII from the coding sequence ATGTCGTTAGTCATAAAGTTACATGGACTCTCCACTGAAGCAAGTTCTCTTGATATTCGGCATTTCTTCAGTGGTCTGAATAttcctaaggggtatatttatatcACTGGAGGGCAATATGGTGAAGCTTTTATCATATTTGCAAATTATGAAGATGCCAGGCAAGCCATAAATTATTCAGGCCGACCCTTGAAAAACTCCTGTGTTCAACTTTCATTCAGTAGTGAAGCGGAAATGCAACAGGCCCTTGATGAAATAAGCAGGAGGTACAATGCTGCTAATCCGGCTTCTACCAATGGAACACCTATATATAAGGAGACAGGTTATTTCAAAAAGCGCGACACttcatatatttatgtacatgGAATGCCCTTGAACACCACAAAGGttgaaataaaacctttttttgctGGACTGTCGGTGGAGGATGTCATTTTCTTGAAATATCCTTCAGGTCTAAGGAACGGCAATGCAATTGTAAGATTTGCCACAAGCGGAGATGCTCATGAAGCACTGAAGCGAAGCGGACACTTAATGGGTTCCACCCCTGTATCACTCATGCTCTCAGACGAAACAGAGTGGACTAAAGCTGGAGGCACCCGTGCAAGAAAAAGGGAGAGCTCTCCAGTAACTTCTTCTGATGATCGAAAGAAAAGTGTTTCCCACTCCAGACATGAACAATCAAGGGCTCGAGCTCGATCGCCTTATGAAGAACGTTTCGTTCATCTTATAAACCTGCCATATGATGTAAACAAGAGAGATATCAAGGCTCATTTCGGCAATCTCGCCATGAAAGATTCCCAGATTACTTTTCTGCGTGACTGGTCTGGTAAAAGAACAAGGGAAGGGTTTGTGAAGTTGACAAGTTTAAGCCAATATCGCGATGCTTGTGCACAGCACGGAAGAGTTTTTTGCAGCCGGCTAGTGGATGTATTACCTATTTCTGAAAGGGACATGTTGGATTTAATTGcacgttcagaaaaaaaacccGGAAGGGATCGCTCTTCGCGAAAAGATTCACCCAAAAAATGTTCACAAGAATCACATTCAAGCAGAgggaaatgtatatatttaagaaattttGCCTCCGATGTGTCTAAAACTGACATAcagagttttttttctggcttctcTTTAAAAGAAGAGGATATATTTTTGTTGTATGATGATAATGGGATTGGTCTCGGGGAAGCATTGGTTTTATTCTCAACTGAAAAGGAAGCTGAAAGTACTAAAAAACTTCATTGCAAGAAATTCCAGGGAACCGAAATCCTGATAAGTTGTATTAATGAGCAACAGATGAAAGCTTTCGGTGTGGACGCAAGCGCAAGGAAATCTGAAGCAAAAATTCAAGAGCGGGCACCAGATGAAGTAAGAGCTCCAGCAAGCGAATCACATCAATCGGTCACTGAAGtagggggtttatttaatctGCAGTGTGAACATTTAGATTTACCAGCTAATTTACAAACCTCTAAAATGCCCGTTGCTCACGAAAATCTTCAGTCAACAGAGTTACCATTTACTTCAGGctccacaaactttcccaagcaAAGTGATTTTGCTGAACACGCACCTTACACAGCAGAGGACACACCTTCTATTGCTAAGGATGTCCCTTTCATTCAAACACACATTAGCAACGAAAGTCTTCCAGAGAGTTCGGTTAAAGATGCCATTCCTATTAACAATGGAAACCAAGATGGAGTTGGACTCGTTTTGGTCAGGAACTTGCCACGTACATTTACAGTTAGCGAGGCTCTCGATTTTTTTCATGGATACAAAGTAAGCTCAGTAAATCTAGCCCAAATTGACAATGGCATTGCTAGAGTACGGTTCCAAACTAACATGGAAGCCGTGGAAGCAGTGAAAGAACTAAATAACAAACCAGTCGGTCATACTAAAGTATCTATGACCATAATTTAA